The following proteins are encoded in a genomic region of Synechococcus sp. CBW1002:
- a CDS encoding high light inducible protein yields the protein MTQATISAPSALDRAAIRGATVTTEDGGRLNAFATEPRMEVVSAERGWGFHERAEKLNGRMAMLGFTALLATEFALGGEAFTRGLLGIG from the coding sequence ATGACCCAGGCCACTATCTCTGCTCCCAGCGCCCTTGATCGCGCCGCCATCCGCGGTGCCACTGTCACCACCGAAGACGGTGGTCGCCTCAATGCCTTCGCCACGGAACCCCGCATGGAAGTGGTGAGCGCCGAGCGCGGCTGGGGCTTCCACGAGCGCGCCGAAAAGCTGAATGGCCGTATGGCCATGCTCGGCTTCACCGCCCTGCTGGCCACCGAATTCGCCCTGGGAGGCGAAGCCTTCACCCGCGGCCTGCTGGGCATCGGTTGA
- a CDS encoding class I SAM-dependent methyltransferase yields MANPVLSAQDRWKQDRSDDGLFYAEPRFVHHLDGAFRSRLTALYQERIPPGAVVLDLMSSWVSHLPETLSAVEVIGHGLNARELEANPRLSRHWVQNLNVDQRLPLESGSVDAALIVAGWQYLQQPEQVAAELLRVVRAGGQLIVSFSNRMFAQKATRIWTDGDDRDHLEIVARVLVAQGWPMPKLIAEATRAAGPLGWLGGKGDPFFAVVAEKPSA; encoded by the coding sequence ATGGCCAATCCCGTGCTGAGCGCGCAGGACCGCTGGAAACAGGATCGCTCCGATGACGGCCTGTTTTATGCCGAACCCCGCTTTGTGCACCATCTCGATGGGGCGTTTCGCAGCCGGCTCACGGCGCTCTACCAGGAGAGGATCCCGCCGGGGGCGGTGGTGCTGGATCTGATGAGCAGCTGGGTCAGCCATCTGCCCGAAACCCTGAGCGCCGTCGAGGTGATCGGTCATGGCCTCAATGCCAGGGAGCTGGAGGCCAACCCACGGCTGAGCCGCCATTGGGTGCAGAACCTCAACGTCGATCAGCGCCTGCCCCTGGAGTCAGGCAGCGTTGATGCGGCCCTGATCGTGGCCGGCTGGCAATACCTGCAGCAGCCCGAGCAGGTGGCGGCCGAACTGCTGCGGGTGGTGCGAGCCGGCGGCCAGCTGATCGTGTCCTTCTCGAACCGCATGTTCGCTCAGAAGGCCACGCGGATCTGGACCGATGGCGACGACCGGGACCATCTCGAGATCGTCGCCCGGGTGCTGGTGGCGCAGGGCTGGCCCATGCCGAAGCTGATCGCCGAAGCCACCCGGGCGGCAGGACCGCTGGGCTGGCTGGGCGGCAAGGGGGATCCGTTCTTTGCGGTGGTCGCCGAGAAGCCGAGCGCTTAG
- a CDS encoding peroxiredoxin-like family protein: protein MERGHRRLVLLLPQLGDFDSLEYAQAVVAALPQLESAGIAVLAIGIGHEDSRQRFCSFTGFPLERLQVDPDPQLHRALGLYGGLRGIGGPWPNLLLMCAGIGSPGTLAEVLRGYTGDRGAPQRIADDETIRAGLLPPIKGSFFARAGGTGFQRPFELATVRLRNMTEVLGHWRTYVPSDDHLTQRGGTFLLEADDTLLYSYRDRGILGFSATMARPLSFLDPFLTPSGGEPQQP, encoded by the coding sequence ATGGAACGGGGACACCGCCGACTGGTGCTGCTGCTGCCCCAACTGGGGGATTTCGACAGCCTCGAATACGCCCAGGCCGTGGTGGCGGCCCTGCCGCAGCTGGAGTCTGCCGGCATCGCCGTCCTGGCGATCGGCATCGGCCATGAGGACAGCCGCCAGCGGTTCTGCTCCTTCACGGGGTTTCCGCTCGAACGACTCCAGGTCGATCCGGATCCCCAGCTGCATCGGGCCCTGGGGCTCTATGGGGGCTTACGGGGGATCGGCGGGCCCTGGCCGAACCTGCTGCTGATGTGCGCCGGCATCGGTTCGCCCGGCACCCTGGCCGAGGTGCTGCGCGGCTACACGGGCGATCGAGGAGCTCCCCAGCGGATCGCCGACGACGAGACGATCCGGGCAGGTCTTTTGCCGCCGATCAAGGGGTCGTTCTTTGCCAGAGCTGGTGGAACGGGATTCCAGCGACCCTTCGAGCTGGCCACGGTGCGCCTGCGCAACATGACCGAAGTGCTGGGCCACTGGCGCACCTACGTGCCCTCCGACGACCACCTGACCCAGAGGGGCGGCACCTTCCTGCTGGAGGCCGACGACACCCTGCTCTACAGCTACCGGGATCGCGGCATCCTTGGCTTCTCGGCAACCATGGCCAGGCCGCTCAGCTTCCTGGATCCTTTCCTCACGCCATCAGGCGGAGAACCTCAGCAGCCGTGA